One Phoenix dactylifera cultivar Barhee BC4 chromosome 14, palm_55x_up_171113_PBpolish2nd_filt_p, whole genome shotgun sequence DNA window includes the following coding sequences:
- the LOC103710821 gene encoding TSL-kinase interacting protein 1-like isoform X1, whose protein sequence is MLCTCLLFCSKERAHHCVTMKTADKQCRKTIGACKKSGLDCTKSGTKKTAKKRQKATAKNGMETTGQLLPSRNQPSPLQTLVMQTSGQTKLPGNSMSVSKPYPQCSGKLKLQLFPIDEVTQKGLEQDKHNPYLELILPTRKKISSVVKHLDVKWGSSEFASGELMIFPYNACLDNLVSYRRWTIKDSYTSAADVYAAVGSPAIFRLRYGWFSNLEPTSCERPLTSLHSEGNLQTKETQIINTTDEKIPQCPASSTENGSACSHNSLNQGIGSPPSLDKSFQAVDKSAFLSWADCLSNVSIGTLLSEALPAQNSSLLQIPITNDSFDAAVASLIACHQTKNQSAQALHSSIWDAEETCHAFAFQKTTSPNNNNPASSRDAPIAACTHNITSNSDRPHDMLVTQLAHALPDGIHQEPAANLQLHIKNDAIPESTPEATAGLLPHTQDDACKELKTSAEPQIEALCDKDFGRVDIYWSESSGPSGCITSSSRQIGGDRINLGTLFETSLDAFQNFSIF, encoded by the exons GGCTCATCATTGTGTTACCATGAAAACTGCTGATAAACAATGTAGAAAAACTATAGGTGCATGTAAAAAGAGCGGACTTGACTGCACTAAATCTGGAACGAAGAAAACTGCCAAGAAGAGGCAGAAAGCTACAG cGAAAAACGGTATGGAAACTACAGGACAACTTTTGCCTTCTCGAAATCAACCATCCCCTCTGCAGACGCTGGTTATGCAAACTAGTGGTCAGACAAAATTACCAGGAAATTCCATGTCTGTGTCTAAACCATATCCACAATGTTCTGGAAAGCTTAAGCTCCAGCTGTTTCCAATAGATGAAGTTACTCAAAAAGGGTTGGAGCAG GATAAACATAACCCGTACCTGGAACTTATTTTGCCAACTCGAAAAAAAATCTCATCGGTAGTGAAACACCTCGATGTCAAGTGGGGCAGCTCAGAATTTGCATCAGGAGAGCTCATGATCTTTCCCTACAATGCTTGTCTGGACAATCTAGTCAGTTACAGAAGATGGACGATAAAAGATTCTTATACTAGTGCTGCTGATGTGTATGCTGCTGTTGGTAGCCCTGCCATATTCCGTTTAAG ATATGGCTGGTTCTCCAATCTTGAGCCAACAAGCTGTGAGAGACCTCTGACATCTCTCCATTCTGAAGGCAATTTACAAACTAAGGAAACTCAAATTATCAATACAACTGATGAGAAAATTCCTCAATGTCCTGCATCAAGCACAGAAAATGGTTCGGCGTGTTCTCATAATTCATTAAACCAAGGCATTGGTTCACCCCCTTCGTTGGACAAATCATTTCAAGCAGTG GATAAAAGTGCCTTCCTCTCATGGGCTGATTGTCTATCTAACGTAAGCATCGGAACCCTACTATCTGAAGCATTGCCTGCACAGAATTCAAGTCTTCTGCAGATCCCAATTACCAATGATTCATTCGATGCTGCTGTTGCTTCTCTTATTGCCTGCCACCAAACCAAAAATCAGTCAGCACAAGCCCTCCATTCATCCATCTGGGATGCTGAAGAAACATGTCATGCTTTTGCATTCCAAAAGACCACTTCTCCAAACAACAATAATCCAGCTTCATCCAGAGATGCTCCTATTGCTGCATGTACTCACAATATCACTTCAAATTCAGATAGACCCCATGATATG CTAGTCACTCAGCTGGCGCATGCACTGCCAGATGGTATCCATCAAGAACCTGCAGCTAATCTTCAGCTTCACATAAAGAATGATGCAATTCCAGAATCCACTCCAGAAGCCACAGCAGGTTTGCTGCCTCATACCCAGGATGATGCTTGTAAAGAACTGAAAACAAGTGCAGAACCCCAAATAGAAGCTTTATGCGATAAGGACTTTGGAAGAGTGGATATCTACTGG TCTGAGTCCTCGGGTCCCTCAGGATGCATCACCTCTTCCTCTAGACAGATTGGTGGTGACcgtatcaatcttggtacattGTTCGAGACAAGTCTGGATGCATTTCAGAACTTCTCTATTTTTTGA
- the LOC103710821 gene encoding TSL-kinase interacting protein 1-like isoform X2 has protein sequence MKTADKQCRKTIGACKKSGLDCTKSGTKKTAKKRQKATAKNGMETTGQLLPSRNQPSPLQTLVMQTSGQTKLPGNSMSVSKPYPQCSGKLKLQLFPIDEVTQKGLEQDKHNPYLELILPTRKKISSVVKHLDVKWGSSEFASGELMIFPYNACLDNLVSYRRWTIKDSYTSAADVYAAVGSPAIFRLRYGWFSNLEPTSCERPLTSLHSEGNLQTKETQIINTTDEKIPQCPASSTENGSACSHNSLNQGIGSPPSLDKSFQAVDKSAFLSWADCLSNVSIGTLLSEALPAQNSSLLQIPITNDSFDAAVASLIACHQTKNQSAQALHSSIWDAEETCHAFAFQKTTSPNNNNPASSRDAPIAACTHNITSNSDRPHDMLVTQLAHALPDGIHQEPAANLQLHIKNDAIPESTPEATAGLLPHTQDDACKELKTSAEPQIEALCDKDFGRVDIYWSESSGPSGCITSSSRQIGGDRINLGTLFETSLDAFQNFSIF, from the exons ATGAAAACTGCTGATAAACAATGTAGAAAAACTATAGGTGCATGTAAAAAGAGCGGACTTGACTGCACTAAATCTGGAACGAAGAAAACTGCCAAGAAGAGGCAGAAAGCTACAG cGAAAAACGGTATGGAAACTACAGGACAACTTTTGCCTTCTCGAAATCAACCATCCCCTCTGCAGACGCTGGTTATGCAAACTAGTGGTCAGACAAAATTACCAGGAAATTCCATGTCTGTGTCTAAACCATATCCACAATGTTCTGGAAAGCTTAAGCTCCAGCTGTTTCCAATAGATGAAGTTACTCAAAAAGGGTTGGAGCAG GATAAACATAACCCGTACCTGGAACTTATTTTGCCAACTCGAAAAAAAATCTCATCGGTAGTGAAACACCTCGATGTCAAGTGGGGCAGCTCAGAATTTGCATCAGGAGAGCTCATGATCTTTCCCTACAATGCTTGTCTGGACAATCTAGTCAGTTACAGAAGATGGACGATAAAAGATTCTTATACTAGTGCTGCTGATGTGTATGCTGCTGTTGGTAGCCCTGCCATATTCCGTTTAAG ATATGGCTGGTTCTCCAATCTTGAGCCAACAAGCTGTGAGAGACCTCTGACATCTCTCCATTCTGAAGGCAATTTACAAACTAAGGAAACTCAAATTATCAATACAACTGATGAGAAAATTCCTCAATGTCCTGCATCAAGCACAGAAAATGGTTCGGCGTGTTCTCATAATTCATTAAACCAAGGCATTGGTTCACCCCCTTCGTTGGACAAATCATTTCAAGCAGTG GATAAAAGTGCCTTCCTCTCATGGGCTGATTGTCTATCTAACGTAAGCATCGGAACCCTACTATCTGAAGCATTGCCTGCACAGAATTCAAGTCTTCTGCAGATCCCAATTACCAATGATTCATTCGATGCTGCTGTTGCTTCTCTTATTGCCTGCCACCAAACCAAAAATCAGTCAGCACAAGCCCTCCATTCATCCATCTGGGATGCTGAAGAAACATGTCATGCTTTTGCATTCCAAAAGACCACTTCTCCAAACAACAATAATCCAGCTTCATCCAGAGATGCTCCTATTGCTGCATGTACTCACAATATCACTTCAAATTCAGATAGACCCCATGATATG CTAGTCACTCAGCTGGCGCATGCACTGCCAGATGGTATCCATCAAGAACCTGCAGCTAATCTTCAGCTTCACATAAAGAATGATGCAATTCCAGAATCCACTCCAGAAGCCACAGCAGGTTTGCTGCCTCATACCCAGGATGATGCTTGTAAAGAACTGAAAACAAGTGCAGAACCCCAAATAGAAGCTTTATGCGATAAGGACTTTGGAAGAGTGGATATCTACTGG TCTGAGTCCTCGGGTCCCTCAGGATGCATCACCTCTTCCTCTAGACAGATTGGTGGTGACcgtatcaatcttggtacattGTTCGAGACAAGTCTGGATGCATTTCAGAACTTCTCTATTTTTTGA